The following proteins are co-located in the uncultured Draconibacterium sp. genome:
- a CDS encoding glycosyltransferase family 2 protein, with protein MSDFLKKYQKVPVKIYPNSVPKNPVVSVIVQTYQHVDYISACLDGITMQKTDFSYEILLGEDESIDGTREICLQYAKKYPDKIRLFLHSRSNVLEFDEKPTGRFNLLWNLKYSRGKYIAICEGDDYWIDPYKLQKQVNFMEANPSYSICFHPVKIWLEEEQKLVDDYITKEVNETTYINDLILGNYIHTPSVMYRNNLFDYSSLLKNKSRVADYFLHMMNAQYGKIKKLPQIMAVYRVHRGGIWSFENERLRILTRIQLLGCLMGFMEVNDLSKIIKKNTIDSIKFQFVRFFYSNFRDELSKEFQFFFPKEYQNFERFLNFLGAHSRISFFLLQIRFVLPWKMKDRIKKLRG; from the coding sequence ATGAGTGATTTTTTAAAAAAATACCAAAAAGTTCCTGTCAAGATTTATCCTAATTCAGTACCCAAAAATCCAGTTGTTTCTGTAATTGTGCAGACCTATCAACATGTTGATTATATCTCAGCGTGTCTAGATGGAATTACAATGCAAAAAACGGATTTCTCCTATGAGATTTTATTAGGAGAAGATGAATCAATAGATGGGACGCGCGAGATTTGTCTACAGTATGCAAAAAAGTATCCTGATAAGATTCGGCTATTTCTACACTCAAGATCTAATGTTCTTGAATTTGATGAGAAACCAACAGGACGTTTTAATTTACTATGGAATCTGAAGTATTCAAGGGGCAAGTACATTGCAATTTGTGAAGGCGATGATTATTGGATTGATCCATACAAATTACAAAAGCAGGTTAATTTTATGGAGGCAAATCCAAGTTACTCAATTTGCTTTCACCCTGTAAAAATATGGCTAGAAGAAGAACAAAAATTGGTTGATGATTATATCACAAAAGAGGTTAATGAAACTACGTATATTAATGATTTGATACTTGGAAATTATATTCATACTCCATCGGTAATGTATCGAAATAATCTTTTTGATTACAGTTCACTATTAAAGAATAAGTCACGAGTTGCGGATTATTTTCTGCACATGATGAATGCTCAATATGGAAAAATTAAGAAATTACCTCAAATTATGGCTGTGTATAGAGTTCATCGAGGAGGGATATGGAGTTTTGAAAATGAGAGATTAAGGATTCTTACACGAATTCAATTATTAGGTTGTCTCATGGGTTTTATGGAGGTTAATGATTTGAGCAAAATCATTAAAAAAAATACGATTGATAGTATAAAGTTTCAATTCGTCCGTTTTTTTTATTCCAATTTCCGAGACGAATTGTCAAAGGAATTTCAGTTTTTTTTTCCTAAGGAGTATCAGAACTTTGAAAGGTTTTTAAATTTTTTAGGTGCACATTCTAGAATTAGTTTCTTTTTGTTACAAATAAGATTCGTGTTGCCGTGGAAAATGAAGGATAGGATTAAAAAGTTGAGAGGATGA
- a CDS encoding sulfotransferase, producing the protein MSKQLKPIFIIGNPRSGTTLLRLILNAHSKFVIPPEAGFAFWLYSQYKNFRYRDLDTFLDDMKSTKKINNWNLDWIELRKFLFKKQPNKYGELINDIYSFYGDSKGMKIKRWGDKNNFYLNHIEDIKEVFPCVQFIHIVRDGRNVACSYKKLNKKQIQSADAPNLPDKIESIASEWKSNIQKIKKSFESFNYDNVLEVRMEDLTASPKTEISKIMSFLGEDFEPSMLEYYKESKIIKSIPKDYLQWKKKNTLPIQNEPVDKYKTILTEEQILRFNKIAKEVLIEYDYSL; encoded by the coding sequence ATGTCAAAACAACTGAAACCCATTTTCATCATCGGTAATCCTCGGTCGGGAACTACTCTTCTTAGGCTAATATTAAATGCACACAGTAAGTTCGTTATTCCACCAGAAGCAGGATTTGCTTTTTGGTTATATTCTCAATACAAGAATTTTAGATATAGAGATTTGGATACTTTTCTTGATGACATGAAAAGCACGAAAAAGATTAACAATTGGAATCTGGATTGGATTGAATTGAGAAAATTTCTTTTCAAAAAGCAGCCGAACAAATACGGAGAATTGATAAATGATATTTATTCATTCTATGGAGATTCTAAGGGAATGAAAATTAAACGCTGGGGAGATAAAAATAACTTTTATTTAAATCATATTGAAGATATTAAGGAAGTGTTCCCTTGTGTACAATTTATTCATATTGTAAGAGATGGCAGGAATGTTGCCTGTTCGTATAAAAAGTTAAACAAGAAACAAATACAGTCAGCTGATGCTCCCAATCTTCCTGATAAAATTGAAAGTATTGCCTCAGAATGGAAATCCAATATTCAAAAAATAAAAAAGAGTTTTGAAAGTTTTAACTACGATAATGTATTGGAGGTTCGGATGGAAGATTTAACTGCTTCTCCAAAAACCGAAATTTCAAAGATAATGTCTTTCTTGGGAGAAGATTTTGAGCCTTCGATGTTGGAATACTATAAAGAATCGAAAATTATCAAGTCGATTCCAAAGGATTACCTCCAATGGAAAAAAAAGAATACTCTCCCTATTCAAAATGAGCCTGTTGATAAATATAAAACAATTCTAACGGAAGAACAGATTCTAAGGTTTAATAAAATAGCTAAAGAAGTCTTGATTGAATATGATTATAGCTTATGA
- a CDS encoding acyltransferase: MVTSFFEQNELVNFGFKSVGRNVLISRFAQFYGCEKIEIGDNVRIDDFCILSGEIKLHNNIHIGAYCVLFGRNGIEMEDYSGLSPRCTVFSATDDFSGDYLIGPMADSRYTNVQGGKVWLKKYSQIGANCVVMPNVTIAEGAVLGAMSLVKRDLDDWSINSGIPSKFIKPRNRNLTNYL; this comes from the coding sequence ATGGTAACATCCTTTTTTGAGCAAAACGAGTTAGTTAATTTCGGCTTCAAATCGGTCGGGAGGAATGTTCTGATAAGCAGATTTGCTCAGTTTTATGGTTGCGAGAAGATCGAGATTGGGGATAACGTCAGAATTGATGATTTTTGTATCTTATCTGGTGAAATTAAATTACACAATAATATACATATTGGAGCTTATTGTGTCCTATTTGGAAGAAATGGGATAGAAATGGAAGATTATTCAGGTTTATCGCCAAGATGTACAGTTTTTAGCGCAACGGACGATTTCTCAGGTGATTATTTAATTGGACCTATGGCAGACTCTAGATATACTAATGTTCAGGGGGGAAAAGTTTGGCTGAAAAAATATAGTCAAATTGGAGCCAACTGTGTAGTTATGCCAAACGTAACCATTGCAGAAGGTGCTGTTTTAGGTGCTATGTCGCTAGTGAAAAGAGATTTGGATGATTGGAGTATCAATAGTGGTATTCCCTCAAAATTTATTAAACCAAGAAATAGAAACCTGACCAATTATTTATAA
- a CDS encoding DegT/DnrJ/EryC1/StrS family aminotransferase: MKKTDQKIFVTQPVLPALDEFTDLLKDIWGRKWLTNNGKYHQDFEKALADYLGVPYISLFSNGTLALISALQVLNITGEVITTPYSFVATTHALWWNNIKPVFVDVEPEFCNLDSKKIEAAITPKTTAILPVHVYGNPCDTEAIQEIADRYGLKVIYDAAHAFGVKQNGQSILNFGDLSILSFHATKVFNTIEGGAIVCHDEKTKKRIDYLKNFGFAGETEVIAPGINAKMNEVQSAFGLLQLKTIDKNILARKEIADFYCKHLDNIDGIERIVVPENLHYNYGYFPVFIDEQKYGMTRDALYEKLKANNIFGRRYFYPLISQFPTYRGLESARPENLPVAEMITDSVICLPIYPDLTRDDLKRILDIILNK; this comes from the coding sequence TTGAAAAAAACTGATCAGAAAATATTTGTAACCCAACCTGTACTTCCGGCTTTGGATGAGTTTACCGATTTACTTAAGGATATATGGGGTAGGAAATGGTTAACCAACAATGGTAAATACCATCAGGATTTTGAGAAAGCGTTGGCTGATTATTTGGGAGTTCCATATATATCATTATTCTCAAATGGAACATTAGCCCTTATTTCAGCCTTGCAGGTTTTAAATATTACGGGTGAAGTAATTACAACACCCTATAGTTTTGTGGCTACCACTCATGCATTATGGTGGAATAATATAAAACCGGTCTTTGTGGATGTAGAACCAGAATTCTGTAATCTCGATTCCAAAAAAATTGAAGCAGCTATTACTCCCAAAACAACAGCCATATTACCTGTACATGTTTACGGAAATCCGTGTGATACAGAAGCCATTCAGGAGATTGCCGATCGCTACGGATTAAAAGTAATTTACGATGCGGCACATGCCTTTGGAGTAAAGCAGAACGGTCAAAGTATTCTCAATTTTGGAGATCTTTCCATTTTGAGCTTCCACGCTACAAAAGTATTTAATACCATTGAAGGGGGAGCCATCGTTTGTCATGATGAGAAGACTAAAAAACGTATTGATTATTTAAAGAATTTCGGATTTGCAGGAGAAACAGAGGTGATTGCTCCGGGTATTAATGCAAAAATGAATGAGGTGCAGTCGGCCTTCGGCCTTCTTCAGCTGAAAACTATTGATAAAAATATTCTGGCGCGTAAAGAAATAGCTGATTTTTATTGCAAACATTTGGATAATATCGATGGAATAGAAAGGATTGTGGTGCCGGAAAATCTACATTATAATTATGGCTATTTCCCGGTTTTTATCGATGAGCAAAAATACGGTATGACTCGAGACGCCTTATATGAAAAACTCAAAGCCAATAATATTTTTGGTCGTAGGTATTTTTATCCTCTTATTTCTCAATTTCCAACTTATAGAGGTTTGGAATCTGCGAGACCGGAAAACCTGCCTGTTGCTGAAATGATAACAGATAGTGTGATTTGTTTGCCAATTTATCCTGATTTAACCAGGGATGACCTGAAACGTATCTTAGATATCATTTTGAACAAATAA
- a CDS encoding lipopolysaccharide biosynthesis protein: MTSNLKQKTIGGLFWSFIDNFAKLGIQFIVGIILARILSPREFGLIGMLTIFIAISQTIVESGFSTALIRKRECSLADYSTVFYFNLLVSAALYIFLFFSSGLIGRFFEEPELENMLKVFGIILIINALGIIQQTIFSKEINFKVQTYVTLVASVGSGVLAITTALMGLGVWSLVILNLSRACLNTLFLWIWSVWRPIRIFSKESFFELFGFGSKLLISALIETIYQNVYYLIIGKYFSAMELGFYTRADQFRNLPSKNIMGVIQRVSYPVLSSIQDEKERLKSNYKKLIRSTMFITFVMMLGMAAIAKPMVIALVGEKWLPSVPYLQLLCFVGMFYPLQALNLNMLNVKGRSDLFLRLEIIKKIIAIPVILVGIFIGIKAMIIGMIINSVFAYGLNSFYSGKLIGYSTKQQIIDILPSFLFSSLMAIIVFMVGTFIPYSNWIILIAQLGLGALIVFIFGELLNFGDYQYLKRIVMEQWIQKRSS; the protein is encoded by the coding sequence ATGACAAGTAATTTAAAACAAAAAACCATTGGTGGGCTTTTTTGGAGTTTTATCGATAATTTCGCAAAGCTAGGCATCCAGTTTATAGTTGGAATTATTTTAGCTCGAATCTTATCTCCTCGAGAATTTGGATTGATCGGAATGCTAACCATTTTTATAGCCATATCTCAGACAATTGTTGAAAGTGGATTTAGTACGGCTCTTATTCGTAAAAGAGAATGTAGTTTGGCCGATTATTCAACCGTATTTTATTTTAATCTTCTTGTTTCTGCTGCGCTTTATATCTTCTTGTTTTTTTCTTCAGGATTAATAGGTAGGTTTTTTGAAGAACCTGAACTCGAAAATATGCTTAAGGTTTTTGGAATCATCCTAATTATAAATGCACTGGGTATCATTCAGCAAACAATATTCAGCAAGGAGATTAACTTTAAGGTTCAGACTTATGTTACGCTTGTGGCATCTGTGGGGTCGGGAGTTTTAGCTATAACAACAGCTTTGATGGGACTTGGTGTATGGAGCCTTGTAATACTTAACCTGAGCCGTGCTTGTCTGAATACACTTTTTTTGTGGATTTGGTCTGTGTGGCGTCCCATCCGAATATTTAGTAAGGAATCTTTTTTCGAATTGTTTGGTTTTGGCAGTAAGTTGCTGATTAGTGCTCTAATAGAAACCATATATCAGAATGTATATTACCTGATTATTGGTAAATATTTTTCGGCAATGGAGTTAGGATTTTATACACGTGCAGATCAATTTAGAAACCTTCCTTCTAAAAATATTATGGGAGTAATTCAACGCGTAAGTTATCCAGTATTGTCGAGTATACAAGACGAAAAGGAACGTTTAAAAAGCAACTATAAGAAATTAATAAGAAGTACTATGTTTATTACTTTTGTAATGATGCTCGGCATGGCAGCGATTGCAAAACCTATGGTAATTGCATTAGTTGGTGAAAAGTGGCTCCCTTCAGTTCCCTATCTTCAATTGCTTTGTTTTGTCGGCATGTTTTATCCTTTACAGGCATTAAATCTGAATATGCTTAATGTAAAAGGCAGGTCAGATCTTTTTCTCCGTTTAGAGATTATAAAAAAGATAATTGCAATTCCTGTTATTTTAGTAGGTATTTTTATTGGCATTAAAGCAATGATTATAGGAATGATAATTAACAGTGTTTTTGCGTATGGCCTGAATAGTTTTTACTCGGGTAAACTGATTGGCTATTCCACAAAACAACAAATTATTGATATTCTTCCATCGTTTTTGTTTAGTTCACTAATGGCTATTATTGTCTTTATGGTTGGAACTTTTATCCCATACAGTAACTGGATTATCCTAATTGCTCAACTTGGTTTAGGAGCTTTGATTGTTTTTATTTTTGGTGAACTTCTAAATTTTGGTGATTATCAATATTTGAAAAGAATAGTAATGGAGCAATGGATTCAAAAAAGAAGCTCGTAG
- a CDS encoding 3-keto-5-aminohexanoate cleavage protein — translation MNLIINFTPTGMIPTKEMTPYVPITVSEIIEDVHQAVEAGITMVHLHAREEDSGKPTYKQEVYGKIIEGIRKFSNDLVICVSLSGRGIKEFECRASPLQLGGNLKPDMGSLTLSSLNFNKTESLNSPDMIQMLALEMQKKGIVAELEAFDVGMINYAKYLERKGLLEPPYYFNLLLGNIACAQADLLHSGIMVNDLPELSLWSFGGIGNNQLMMNSIAIASGGGVRVGLEDNIYFDVNRTRLARNIDLINRIHDLATANERMIMKPDELRRALKLNPGNGSYGRNYVSVME, via the coding sequence ATGAATTTGATTATAAATTTTACACCTACTGGCATGATCCCAACAAAGGAGATGACTCCTTATGTTCCAATTACAGTTTCCGAAATTATTGAAGATGTTCACCAAGCGGTTGAAGCTGGGATAACAATGGTACATTTGCATGCCAGAGAAGAGGACTCCGGAAAACCGACCTATAAACAGGAAGTTTATGGAAAAATTATAGAAGGGATTAGGAAATTCTCAAACGACCTAGTTATATGTGTGTCTCTTAGTGGAAGAGGTATAAAGGAATTTGAATGTAGGGCTTCGCCGCTTCAATTGGGAGGAAACCTTAAACCTGATATGGGTAGTTTAACTTTAAGCTCCTTGAATTTTAACAAAACTGAAAGTCTGAATTCCCCGGACATGATACAGATGCTGGCCTTGGAAATGCAAAAGAAAGGGATTGTAGCAGAATTAGAAGCCTTCGATGTAGGAATGATTAATTATGCAAAATATCTAGAACGAAAGGGTTTGTTGGAGCCTCCATATTATTTTAACTTGTTATTAGGAAATATAGCCTGTGCTCAGGCTGATTTGCTTCATTCAGGAATAATGGTTAATGATTTACCAGAACTATCATTGTGGAGCTTTGGAGGAATTGGCAATAATCAGCTAATGATGAATTCCATCGCAATTGCTTCAGGGGGAGGCGTTCGCGTAGGATTAGAGGATAATATTTATTTCGATGTTAACAGAACTCGTTTGGCGAGAAATATCGATTTAATAAATCGTATTCATGACCTGGCGACAGCAAATGAAAGAATGATAATGAAGCCTGATGAGTTAAGGCGAGCTTTAAAACTTAATCCGGGGAATGGTAGTTATGGAAGAAATTATGTCTCTGTAATGGAATAA
- a CDS encoding acetyltransferase — MVIIGAGIFAEEVQDIIQIIGNLKIEAFIEGVNKERCEYLLNGIPIIWIDELEKINRNVEFFCAIGSPQREHIIKVIENRGYNFTTLIHPSTQIFPSVKISEGSLIGAGSIIAAKTRIGKHVIVNRGCLVGHHVEIGNYVTISPGANIAGRCEIGDGSYIGMGAIIIDGVKIGANAVVGAGAVVTKNVPDNVQVVGVPASITKHFI, encoded by the coding sequence ATGGTCATTATTGGTGCCGGTATATTTGCAGAAGAAGTTCAGGATATAATACAGATAATTGGTAATCTTAAAATTGAAGCTTTTATTGAAGGGGTCAATAAAGAAAGATGTGAATATTTGCTAAATGGAATTCCAATTATTTGGATTGATGAACTTGAGAAAATAAACCGTAATGTTGAATTCTTCTGTGCAATAGGTTCTCCTCAAAGAGAACATATAATTAAAGTTATTGAAAATAGAGGATACAATTTTACAACTCTAATCCACCCTTCAACACAAATATTTCCTTCTGTTAAAATTAGTGAAGGATCTTTGATTGGAGCAGGCAGTATTATTGCCGCAAAAACAAGAATAGGTAAGCATGTTATCGTAAACAGAGGTTGTCTCGTTGGGCACCATGTAGAAATTGGGAATTATGTGACGATTTCGCCAGGAGCTAATATTGCAGGTAGATGTGAAATTGGTGATGGATCATACATTGGTATGGGAGCAATAATTATTGATGGTGTTAAGATTGGAGCGAACGCTGTGGTTGGAGCTGGAGCAGTAGTAACAAAAAATGTTCCTGACAACGTTCAGGTTGTTGGAGTTCCAGCTTCTATTACAAAGCATTTTATTTAA